The following coding sequences lie in one Azospirillum humicireducens genomic window:
- a CDS encoding STY0301 family protein — translation MRPIFVIAALLPTAAATPAPAAQGLDCPASLTVQAQPDAPGGWSPYPGRDSHSFAGISIVEGDRASQMTSAAPATLAPDREVRRGRSIVQVWEFSGSRRETVFLLCRYRNTQATLAADLPRHIRRCTLTLETDIRGAVLDEPKTLPQLDCR, via the coding sequence ATGCGTCCCATCTTTGTCATCGCCGCCCTGCTTCCGACCGCCGCCGCGACTCCGGCGCCGGCCGCCCAGGGGCTGGACTGCCCGGCCAGCCTCACTGTCCAGGCGCAGCCCGATGCCCCCGGCGGCTGGTCGCCCTACCCCGGCCGCGACAGCCACAGCTTCGCCGGCATCTCCATCGTCGAGGGCGACCGCGCCAGTCAGATGACCTCCGCCGCCCCCGCCACGCTCGCCCCCGACCGCGAGGTGCGGCGCGGGCGCAGCATCGTCCAGGTCTGGGAGTTCTCCGGCTCGCGGCGCGAGACCGTCTTCCTGCTCTGCCGCTACCGCAACACCCAGGCGACGCTGGCCGCCGACCTGCCGCGCCACATCCGCCGCTGCACCCTGACGCTGGAAACCGACATCCGCGGCGCCGTCCTGGACGAGCCGAAGACACTGCCGCAGCTCGACTGCCGTTGA
- a CDS encoding FmdB family zinc ribbon protein, which translates to MPLYSYRCKACDHGFESLVRSGETPVCPSCGSADLTRQLSNVAPEGKSGAVVQSARRMAAKEGHFSNYSRAERPKG; encoded by the coding sequence ATGCCGCTTTACTCGTACCGTTGCAAAGCCTGCGACCATGGGTTCGAGAGCCTTGTGCGCTCTGGAGAAACGCCGGTCTGCCCCTCTTGCGGCAGCGCCGATCTGACCCGTCAGCTGTCGAACGTGGCGCCGGAGGGCAAGTCCGGCGCCGTCGTCCAGTCGGCCCGCCGGATGGCGGCGAAGGAGGGGCATTTCAGCAACTATTCGCGGGCGGAACGGCCGAAGGGGTGA
- a CDS encoding divergent polysaccharide deacetylase family protein — translation MDIVTMARKAPLKARKSPLPPVLSNPFVLALLAVAAVFAVAMGVATLTGGLSGGEAVKPAPVQQAAQQTVQPPPVPMTKAEPPAAPPRSAAQPEAEAPGQTAAEKPAQADSRPAATTVAMLPPPAPPSQPPQVQAPPGNAALWRKNALPAEVPQGRPMIAIVIDDMGLDRKRSTRMAGLRGPLTLSWLPYARDLQVQARAARANGHELMLHMPMEPSVMADPGPNALLVSLDRGEIVKRARAALDSFDGYVGVNNHMGSRFTADRAALAPVLAELHRRGLLWLDSRTTPNSAGIGLAREMKMPWVGRDIFLDNQETVAAVKAQLAKTEQVAKRQGYAVAIGHPHDATIDALASWLPEVQKRGFVLVPVSAVVRTHHAGG, via the coding sequence ATGGACATCGTCACCATGGCCCGCAAGGCGCCTTTGAAAGCCCGCAAGTCTCCGCTTCCCCCCGTCCTGTCCAACCCCTTCGTCCTGGCGCTGTTGGCCGTCGCCGCGGTGTTCGCCGTGGCGATGGGGGTGGCGACGCTGACCGGCGGACTGTCCGGCGGCGAGGCGGTCAAGCCGGCGCCGGTGCAGCAGGCGGCCCAGCAGACTGTCCAGCCGCCTCCGGTGCCGATGACGAAGGCGGAGCCGCCTGCCGCACCCCCGCGCTCTGCGGCTCAGCCCGAAGCCGAAGCTCCCGGCCAGACGGCGGCGGAGAAGCCGGCGCAGGCCGACTCCCGTCCGGCGGCGACGACCGTGGCGATGCTGCCGCCGCCCGCTCCGCCCAGCCAACCGCCGCAGGTGCAGGCTCCGCCCGGCAACGCCGCGCTGTGGCGCAAGAACGCGCTGCCGGCCGAGGTGCCGCAGGGCAGGCCGATGATCGCCATCGTCATCGACGACATGGGGCTGGACCGCAAGCGCTCGACCAGGATGGCGGGCCTGCGTGGGCCGCTGACGCTGTCCTGGCTGCCCTACGCCCGCGACCTCCAGGTCCAGGCCAGGGCGGCGCGGGCCAATGGGCACGAGCTGATGCTGCACATGCCGATGGAACCCAGCGTGATGGCCGATCCCGGCCCGAACGCGCTGCTGGTCTCGCTCGACCGGGGGGAGATCGTGAAGCGGGCCCGTGCGGCGCTGGACAGCTTCGACGGCTATGTCGGGGTCAACAACCATATGGGAAGCCGCTTCACCGCCGACCGTGCCGCGCTGGCGCCCGTGCTGGCCGAGCTGCATCGCCGCGGCCTGCTGTGGCTGGACAGCCGGACGACGCCCAACAGCGCCGGAATCGGGCTGGCGCGGGAGATGAAGATGCCCTGGGTCGGCCGCGACATCTTCCTCGACAACCAGGAGACGGTCGCCGCGGTCAAGGCGCAGTTGGCGAAGACGGAACAGGTGGCGAAGCGGCAGGGCTACGCCGTCGCCATCGGCCACCCGCATGATGCGACAATCGATGCCCTGGCGTCCTGGCTACCGGAGGTGCAAAAGCGTGGCTTCGTACTTGTCCCGGTCAGCGCGGTGGTGCGGACGCACCATGCCGGCGGCTGA
- a CDS encoding heavy-metal-associated domain-containing protein, producing MADAYKVDGMTCGGCARSVSNAIIKAAPDAAVTVDLATGTVLVDGGIAAEVVRQAVEAAGFDFGGVAA from the coding sequence ATGGCCGATGCTTACAAGGTGGATGGAATGACCTGCGGCGGCTGCGCCCGCTCGGTATCCAACGCGATCATCAAGGCGGCGCCCGACGCGGCCGTGACCGTGGACCTCGCGACCGGCACCGTGCTGGTGGATGGAGGCATCGCGGCCGAGGTGGTCCGGCAGGCGGTGGAGGCCGCAGGCTTCGACTTCGGCGGCGTGGCAGCCTGA
- the dapA gene encoding 4-hydroxy-tetrahydrodipicolinate synthase, translating into MFHGSIVALLTPFKGGKVDEKAFQSFVEWQVAQGTHGLVPCGTTGESPTLSHDEHNRVVELCIEAAGGKVPVMAGSGSNSTDEAIALTRHARQAGAQAALVVTPYYNKPSQEGLYQHFKAIHDAADLPIFIYNIPGRSVVDMSVATMARLAKLPNIVGVKDATADLSRPSRLLQEVGRDFIQLSGEDATALAFNAQGGVGCISVTANIAPALCSAMQNAWAKGDLKEAFRLRDVLSPLHDSMFVETSPAPVKFAASLLGLATDEVRLPLVPASDNARAAVRGAMTKAGLLS; encoded by the coding sequence ATGTTCCACGGTTCCATCGTCGCCCTTCTGACTCCGTTCAAGGGCGGGAAAGTGGACGAGAAGGCCTTCCAGTCCTTCGTGGAGTGGCAGGTCGCCCAGGGCACGCATGGTCTGGTGCCCTGCGGCACCACCGGCGAGTCGCCGACCCTGTCCCACGATGAACACAACCGCGTCGTGGAGTTGTGCATCGAGGCCGCCGGCGGCAAGGTCCCGGTGATGGCCGGGAGCGGTTCCAATTCGACCGACGAGGCGATCGCGCTGACCCGCCATGCCAGGCAGGCCGGCGCGCAGGCGGCGCTCGTGGTCACGCCCTACTACAACAAGCCGTCTCAAGAGGGTCTGTACCAGCATTTCAAGGCGATCCATGACGCGGCGGATTTGCCGATCTTCATTTACAACATTCCCGGCCGCAGTGTCGTGGATATGTCTGTGGCGACGATGGCCCGGCTGGCGAAGCTGCCCAACATCGTCGGCGTGAAGGATGCCACCGCCGACCTGTCCCGCCCGTCCCGCCTGCTGCAGGAGGTCGGCCGCGACTTCATCCAGCTGTCGGGCGAGGACGCCACCGCGCTGGCCTTCAACGCGCAGGGCGGCGTGGGCTGCATCTCCGTCACCGCGAACATCGCGCCGGCGCTGTGCTCCGCCATGCAGAACGCTTGGGCCAAGGGCGATCTGAAGGAGGCCTTCCGCCTGCGCGACGTGCTGTCGCCGCTGCACGACTCGATGTTCGTCGAGACCAGCCCGGCTCCGGTGAAGTTCGCCGCCAGCCTGCTGGGTCTCGCCACCGACGAAGTGCGCCTGCCGCTGGTTCCGGCCTCCGACAACGCCCGCGCCGCCGTGCGTGGAGCCATGACCAAAGCCGGCCTGTTGTCGTAA
- a CDS encoding lytic transglycosylase domain-containing protein, translating into MRTLSLPAALGKSARTAVFAGLLTLIAAVPGALPAAALSAQDIAIYREAFKLADNDRLAEALATATRAQDPLPAKVLRWMALATPGGGSFAEITAFIRDNPDWPNMAALRRQAELAMPDIPPAEVVEWFRQSPPQTNDGFVRHADALIATGSVERATALIRKQWTDATFTPDEEATFLAHYTPYLRPQDHKARIDRLLWAKQEAPVRRMLPFFDEAYDTLIEARIALDGDSPNADAALSRVAPALRDDPGLMFDRARYLRRKGDDAGALEIMARAGTDLGRPQAWWPERHLLARRAMERGDFNLAYRLVSTHGMTEGSAFADAEFLSGFLALRFLDKPSEAFAHFHKLYRSVSAPISKARGAYWCGRAAEALGQTEPARDWYAKAATYPTTFYGQLAFRHVSNGAVTLPTPPSVSSADSAAFNRREVVRVARLLAEIGGSTDDRLGSFVRRVSLDAKTPADYVLAARLASEVGRRDLAVAAAKDAAQNEVFLVEAGYPMIDARPAAPDLALIHGIIRQESTFNPTIVSSAGARGLMQLMPATAQLVAGKLGLKHTNARLTSDPGYNVTLGSAYLSELIDRFNGSWVLAVAGYNAGPNRVRQWLQTYGDPRTETVDVVDWIELIPISETRNYVQRVLEAVQVYRSRLGGDRVEPNLDRDLRR; encoded by the coding sequence TTGCGCACATTATCCCTCCCCGCCGCCCTCGGCAAGAGCGCCCGGACCGCTGTTTTCGCGGGTCTCCTCACCCTTATCGCCGCGGTTCCCGGCGCCCTGCCCGCCGCGGCGCTGAGCGCACAGGACATCGCCATCTATCGCGAGGCTTTCAAGCTCGCCGACAACGACCGGCTTGCCGAGGCGCTGGCAACGGCGACGCGTGCGCAGGACCCGTTACCGGCGAAGGTTTTGCGCTGGATGGCGCTCGCCACTCCCGGCGGCGGCAGCTTCGCCGAAATCACCGCCTTCATCCGCGACAATCCGGACTGGCCCAACATGGCGGCGCTGCGCCGTCAGGCCGAGCTGGCGATGCCCGATATCCCGCCGGCCGAGGTGGTGGAGTGGTTCCGCCAGAGCCCGCCGCAGACCAACGACGGCTTCGTCCGCCATGCCGATGCGCTGATCGCCACCGGCAGCGTGGAGCGCGCGACCGCGCTGATCCGCAAGCAATGGACCGACGCCACCTTCACCCCGGACGAGGAGGCGACCTTCCTTGCCCATTACACGCCCTATCTGCGCCCGCAGGACCACAAGGCGCGCATCGACCGGCTGCTGTGGGCCAAGCAGGAGGCGCCGGTCCGCCGGATGCTGCCCTTCTTCGACGAGGCCTATGACACGCTGATCGAGGCACGCATCGCGCTGGACGGCGACAGCCCGAACGCCGACGCGGCGCTGTCGCGCGTTGCCCCTGCACTGCGGGACGATCCCGGCCTGATGTTCGACCGCGCCCGCTATCTGCGCCGGAAGGGCGACGATGCCGGCGCGCTGGAGATCATGGCCCGCGCCGGCACCGACCTCGGCCGTCCGCAGGCCTGGTGGCCGGAGCGTCATCTGCTGGCCCGCCGGGCGATGGAACGCGGCGACTTCAACCTCGCCTACCGTCTGGTCAGCACCCACGGCATGACCGAGGGCAGCGCCTTCGCCGACGCCGAGTTCCTGTCGGGCTTCCTGGCTCTGCGCTTCCTCGACAAGCCGTCGGAGGCCTTCGCCCATTTCCACAAGCTCTACCGCTCCGTCTCGGCCCCGATCAGCAAGGCGCGCGGCGCCTACTGGTGCGGACGGGCGGCGGAGGCGCTGGGACAGACGGAGCCCGCCCGCGACTGGTATGCCAAGGCCGCGACCTACCCCACCACCTTCTACGGCCAGCTGGCCTTCCGCCATGTCTCCAACGGTGCCGTCACCCTGCCGACGCCGCCGTCGGTGTCCAGCGCCGACAGCGCCGCCTTCAACCGGCGCGAGGTGGTGCGCGTCGCCCGCCTGCTGGCGGAGATCGGCGGCAGCACCGACGACCGGCTGGGCAGCTTCGTCCGCCGCGTCAGCCTGGATGCCAAGACCCCCGCCGACTATGTTCTCGCCGCCCGGCTGGCGAGCGAGGTCGGCCGCCGCGACCTCGCCGTCGCCGCGGCCAAGGACGCGGCGCAGAACGAGGTGTTCCTGGTCGAGGCCGGCTACCCGATGATCGACGCCCGGCCGGCGGCGCCGGATCTGGCGCTGATCCACGGCATCATCCGGCAGGAGAGCACCTTCAACCCCACCATCGTCTCGTCGGCCGGCGCCCGCGGCCTGATGCAGCTGATGCCGGCCACGGCGCAGCTGGTGGCGGGCAAGCTGGGGCTCAAGCACACCAACGCCCGGCTGACCTCGGATCCAGGCTACAACGTCACGCTGGGCTCGGCCTATCTGTCGGAGCTGATCGACCGCTTCAACGGCTCCTGGGTGCTGGCCGTCGCCGGCTACAATGCCGGGCCGAACCGGGTGCGCCAGTGGCTGCAGACCTATGGCGATCCGCGGACCGAAACGGTGGACGTGGTCGACTGGATCGAGCTGATCCCGATCTCCGAGACCCGCAACTATGTCCAGCGCGTGCTGGAGGCCGTCCAGGTCTACCGCAGCCGCCTTGGTGGCGACCGGGTGGAGCCGAATCTGGACAGGGATCTGCGGCGGTAG
- a CDS encoding anthranilate synthase component II: MLLLIDNYDSFTYNLVHYLGELGADVQVRRNDALTVEEAMALRPDGIVLSPGPCDPDRAGICLPLIDAAAKARLPLMGVCLGHQSIGQAFGGRVIRAPVPMHGKVDNIRHEGRGVLAGLPSPFRATRYHSLIVERETLPACLEVTGETADGLIMALAHRELPIHGVQFHPESIESEHGHKILQNFLDLTRPRPERAGLETAA; encoded by the coding sequence ATGCTGCTGCTCATCGACAACTACGACAGCTTTACCTACAACCTCGTCCATTATCTGGGCGAGCTTGGCGCCGACGTGCAGGTCCGCCGCAACGACGCCCTGACGGTCGAGGAGGCGATGGCGCTGCGGCCCGACGGCATCGTGCTGTCGCCCGGCCCCTGCGACCCCGACCGCGCCGGCATCTGTCTTCCGCTGATCGACGCCGCCGCCAAGGCCCGCCTGCCGCTGATGGGCGTCTGCCTCGGCCACCAGTCCATCGGCCAGGCCTTCGGCGGCCGGGTGATCCGCGCGCCGGTCCCCATGCATGGCAAGGTCGACAACATCCGGCACGAGGGTCGCGGCGTTCTGGCCGGACTTCCCAGCCCGTTCCGCGCCACCCGCTACCACTCGCTGATCGTCGAGCGCGAGACGCTGCCCGCCTGCCTGGAAGTGACCGGCGAGACCGCCGACGGCCTCATCATGGCGCTGGCCCACCGCGAGCTGCCGATCCACGGCGTGCAGTTCCATCCCGAGAGCATCGAGAGCGAGCACGGCCACAAGATCCTGCAGAACTTCCTGGATTTGACCCGCCCCCGCCCGGAACGCGCGGGCCTGGAGACCGCGGCATGA